DNA from Triticum aestivum cultivar Chinese Spring chromosome 7D, IWGSC CS RefSeq v2.1, whole genome shotgun sequence:
CCAGTGAAAGAAACCATTGCTCCAAAAAAGAGGGACAAAAAGATAAAACCGGACCATTTTCCATTCCCCCAACACTCGACGCGCGTGCGTGCATGGCTCCTTCCATCCCCGTCCGGTCGGGACCAGCACCTACCATCCCGCGTGCGGTGCTATACCGCGCGCGTGCCGCCAGCCTCCCTAGTCTGTAGCGTTACGCCCGTACGCGCCCCGCGTGGGCGCGTGAGCGGCCAAGCGCGCACGCCGACGGGGCCCCGGACGGCGACCCCGGGAGCGCGCGCACGCAGCGCATGGGCTGTCTGTGTCGCCTCCATCTGCTGCCTTTTCCCGTGCTGCTTGGTGGTGGCATGGCCGGCATCTCGAGTCGACTCCCCGCCGCTTGGCTCCGGTGCGGCTCGCACGTTGCGTCGCTGTCCCGCCCACGCCAGGGCGAAAGACGCCGGAGATTGGGACGCCACCGTGTGGTCTGTCTGTCTGTCGCGCGCTGGTACTACTTCTCCCCGTCCGCGTGCATTTTGCCTCGGTTTTGGACCGATCGAGCCCATCTCCACTCTCGTGATAATACCAGCGGCAGGCAGCGGCTAGGATACGGCGCTTCCGGTTACACAACAGTGCCGCCCGCACCCTGCCCTTCACGTGCGCTATCTCTCCTCGCCCAAAAATCTTTCTCTCGGATGGGAAAGGAAAGCATGTATGCATGCGTGCAGCTGCATGGGCTGAGCATCATGGCCCTTTTCTAGCTTCAACGCTGCCATGATAGCCGGCCCTCTCCATCAGCCGCGGCGGGATATCGTACGTATCTCCTCCCGCCCGTTGGTCAACTCCTCTTTCGAGTTTCGATCGATCGAGCGACGCGACGCACGCCATGCCCATGCCCTAGTGGGCGTCGCTCTCGGCTGTGCTGCGGCCGGGGAAGAGGCGTGGCGCGGCATGGTCCTCCTGCCCTGCGTGCTGCGTCGACCCCACGCCGCACAATCTGGCGCCGCACCACGCAGATTATGGGCGCGATCACCACCTGTTTCTGTTGTGCGTTTCAGCCTTGCGACATGCCGGCATCTCTCCGTGCGACACAGCGCAGCTTTATTGACCAGAACAGGCCTCTCTAGAGATGGAGGGGGGCTAGTCTGCGCGCCAAGAGGTGCGTGACAGTGATGAGAATCTCGCACGGACGCCTCACTATTGGACCTCGATTACGATAATATTAGGAGACGGAGGTAGTGCTaggacaagatgatgatggtgtGTGATCTTAATTAAGCACGTAGTACTTACAAGTACTACAGCGATTTCCACGAGACATTCCAACGTTCCAAACGCCTACCAAGTTGCCGCCACGTCGCTGCATGCTCATTCCGTACGAGCCGCTTATAGCTTGATGCCAACGCGTTTCCGCGCCCATGCATCCTTAATACAAATCCATCGTGGAGACGCAACGCCGCAGTGCTTGCCATGATGGCGCCTTTTTAGCAAGTAAtggaggaggcgggcggcggacCCAAAACAACACAAAGCAAAACGCAGCAACAAGATAGCGAGGGAGGCCATGCATGCCGCAGAGACTTTGGCCCTCAACTCTGcacgggcagcagcagcagcagcaataccAGCACGCAGCcgctgccatgccatgccatgccatgcgcGCGCAGGCATTAACCCCACTCACGCACAgcggcagtggcaacggcaggcaGGCTGGTGCTGTACGGTGGGTGGGCACCGGGCTAGTTGGTGCGTGCCGCGCGCAGGCGGGAGGGAGGGACTGTGCCGGTCCTCCCGTCCCGTGGCGTGGCCCTCGTGCCGCAGCCGCTGCTCCcgctgcctcctctcctcgcgcctGTAGCCTCTGGTCGAACGCTCCGCTTTGTCTCCCTCGGAGGTCGGAGCGGAACAGGAACGCCGCCTCGGCcagcgcgccgtcgccgccgtgaCCGCGCCGCGCGCTGCGCCCACGACGCCAACCGGCCCAGCCNNNNNNNNNNNNNNNNNNNNNNNNNNNNNNNNNNNNNNNNNNNNNNNNNNNNNNNNNNNNNNNNNNNNNNNNNNNNNNNNNNNNNNNNNNNNNNNNNNNNNNNNNNNNNNNNNNNNNNNNNNNNNNNNNNNNNNNNNNNNNNNNNNNNNNNNNNNNNNNNNNNNNNNNNNNNNNNNNNNNNNNNNNNNNNNNNNNNNNNNNNNNNNNNNNNNNNNNNNNNNNNNNNNNNNNNNNNNNNNNNNNNNNNNNNNNNNNNNNNNNNNNNNNNNNNNNNNNNNNNNNNNNNNNNNNNNNNNNNNNNNNNNNNNNNNNNNNNNNNNNNNNNNNNNNNNNNNNNNNNNNNNNNNNNNNNNNNNNNNNNNNNNNNNNNNNNNNNNNNNNNNNNNNNNNNNNNNNNNNNNNNNNNNNNNNNNNNNNNNNNNNNNNNNNNNNNNNNNNNNNNNNNNNNNNNNNNNNNNNNNNNNNNNNNNNNNNNNNNNNNNNNNNGCTGTTTTGTTCCGTTCCATGACCGTGGGCGTGGTGTGCCAAAGATGAAGGAATATAGAATGCGTTTGGGCCATGAGGTTTCTATTCTGGAACAGCGGGGCGGAGCGCCTTCCTTGCTGCTGTTGGTCGGGTGGCACGCTGCCAAAGCGTCCGCGCGGCCACCGAGGCTGTTCGAGGACGTTTGCCGGTGCTTTGTAGCAGCGCAGCGCCGGTTTCGTCGTTTGTTTAGGCGCATCCTAGCGTCGGGTTTACGGTACTGGTCACGGGACCATCACCGCCAGCTTGAGTTCAACCGCTGCTAATCCAACGTTCGTACAGGAATTTCATCCATCAAGTAGCATGACTTTGACATGATGTGAAAAAAAAGGTGTCAATTTGGCATTGACAATATTTCATGAAAGTTTTGTCTAGAAAAAACCGCCTGAAAGCTGGGTTGAAGAAAGAAAAACATCCCCCGCAGAAACTTTGACAATCTTTCTAAAAACACATTTGCGAATATCGCACAGGAATTTCATTCATGAAGTGGTATAACTTTGACAATCATTGTAAAAAAACACATCCAGGAGGAGCACAATGTTAGATTCCACAGTTTTGCACAATCGCGCACCACGGCATCATGTAGCGCACGCCATCTAGAAAAAAAAAAAACACGAAGCACACATGCTCTCTTTTTGAAGAGACAAACTAGTAGcccctcttttctttttttaaagAAACAATCTACGACCTGCTGCCTGCGATGGACAACAATGGTAGTGGAGTACAACGCACTAGCGGCCAGGCGCACGAACATGCGATACACTTTTCAATGAAAATTCCCATCACCCGACCGACCTCCCTTCGATAACACCATCCATCAGAAGAAGCTCATCTCCCCACTATACTACTTAATCCATCCACACGGCCCATACCGATACTACCGTTTCCTTTCCTTTTCCCCCGCCCTCCGCCGTTTGGTTTGTTTTCTACGACGCCTGCCACCTTTGGTAAATCCCAtcccggagggagggagggaggattaATTGGAGGAGCGCCGTGCGCCGCACCGCAGCCGCAGCGGATGTATTTATCACGGAACCCCCACCCTGCCTGCCTGCGATTGCGGCCACAAGAGGAGCACAAGAGGTCAAACCTGCTGCTGTGGCTGCATCAGTGCCGTGCCGGTTCTAATGCCTTTCTGTCCCGCGCGCCCCCCATTAACCCATCCTCTCTCTTCCTTTACCTTACCCCGCAGCCCGTTGTCTGTCTTCGGTTTTACAGTGGCTGGGTTCTCCTTCTTGCTTTGCTTCGCTTCGCCACCTTGCTGCTGATCGCTGCTGTGGTAACATTATAAGGCGCCGTGCAGGCAGCGTGCAGGGGGCCGCCCGCTCCGGTCCTGCCAGCGACCGCCTTGTCGGGTAACCAACTCGTCGCCAGCCGCTCACATGCTGGAGGTCCTGGAGAtgacgccgcctccgccgccgccgccgcagccgcgccgccaccagcccaggggaggagggaggaagcAGCCGCTGCAGAGCAGCGTCGCGCAGCCCAAGGCGGAGGCCCCACAGCAACCGCCGCCCGACGGAGGCAAGAGGTGCGCCGGGAAGCGgcgcggcgggcgcgggcgcgccAGGCCCGCGGAGGGGCCGCGGCCGGCGCCAGGGCCTGCGGTCGAGCCGGCCACGCGCGCCGTCATTGGGCCGCCCGTGCCCAGCAAGGGGCTGTCCTTCTGCCGGCGGCCCGGGTTCGGGACCGTGGGCGCGCGCTGCGTCGTCAAGGCTAACCACTTCCTCGCCGAGATTCCCGACAAGGACCTCACCCAGTACGACGTAAGTGCTCCTCCGCCGTCCCGCCTCATGAGCACTCTATCTACTAGAGGAAGAGCACAGTCGATCGAGATAAGAAAAAAAATGCTGGCTTTCGTGCAGGTCAAGATCACGCCGGAGGTGACCTCCCGGTGCGTGAACCGGGCCATCATCGCCGAGCTGGTGCGCCTCTACCGGGAGTCCGACCTCGGAATGCGCCTCCCGGCCTACGACGGCCGCAAGAGCCTCTACACCGCGGGCGCCCTCCCGTTCGACGCGCGCGAGTTCGTCGTGCGCCTCACGGACGAGGACAGCGGCACCGGCGTCCCCCCACGGTACGCACCAGCATTTGACATTTCTTGTCCCACGCCCTCCTCCTTGATGGCAGCTCATGTCTTACTGTTTGCCTGGCCGACGACGTTGCCTTGCTGCAGCGAGAGGGAGTACAGGGTCGTCATCAAGTTCGCCGCGCGCGCCGACCTCCACCACCTCCGGCAGTTCATCGCCGGCCGGCAGGCCGACGCGCCGCAGGAGGCCGTCCAGGTCCTCGACATCGTCCTCCGGGAGCTCGCCAGCCAGAGGTATTCACTCACTCGGCGCCTGGATTCAAATTACAACGGCACGCATCACCCGTTGCACCTTCATTCAAGCTTGTTGGATTGGATGGAGCTGAGCTGATGGTGCCTCCTGTGCAATGCCAGGTACGTGGCGATAGGGCGGTCGTTCTACTCGCCGGACATAAGGAGGCCGCAGCGGCTCGGCGACGGCCTGCAGTCGTGGTGCGGGTTCTACCAGAGCCTCCGGCCGACACAGATGGGGCTGTCGCTCAACATCGGTGAGATGAGATGCTCGAATATCTGGTGGCCTCATGCATGTGATCTCCTGCTCTTGTCCTGTGCTTGCTGCTTGCTTACATGGCGATTGACGTTGATGCCAGATATGTCGTCCACCGCGTTCATCGAGGCGCTGCCGGTGATCGACTTCGTGGCCCAGATACTGGGGAAGGATGTCATGTCAAGGCCATTGTCCGATGCAAACAGAATTAAGGTAAATTGTCGCTGTGGGGAACAAGGAATCTGGCATACTACTGCAGCGGCCATGTACCAGCTGCTATTTGCTTGCTGTTGGTTACAGACTGTTAGCTGGTTCGTTCATGTCCTTTTGATTGTGCCGTGTTGCCTAACGAAGCAATTTGCCTCAATGCCAAGCAGATCAAGAAAGCGTTGCGGGGCGTCAAAGTCGAAGTTACTCACCGGGAAAATGTAAGGCGGAAGTACCGCATTTCGGGGGTGACAGCACAACCAACTCATGAACTCATGTAAGTTTAGATTCTACTTCATTCCGTTGCTCCGATGTACCATCATCATCTGGCAAGTTTCTACACTAAGCTTTTCAGCAAACACAAAGGCCTCTTGATTCGTAGTCTAAGCCTACCCTAAAATTCAAACCGCTGACTTCAATACATTGATTGGATCTCATCAGTAACTAGAGGGAGCCTAAATGTATGTACATGAGAGCCTGATTGCTAAAAATGTGCCCAACTGCGGTTGATTTTGCTTCTTTTGACAGTTTCCCAATTGACGATCAAATGAATATGAAGTCTGTCGTAGAGTATTTCAAGGAAATGTACGGGTTTACCATTCAGCAATCACATCTTCCTTGTCTTATGGTTGGAAACCAAAAGAAGGCAAACTATCTACCAATGGAGGTAAGCTCGGCAAATCACAAGTCATGTTAGGTGGCCAATTTGTATATTGCAATGTTTTTCACTTCCTCGGTACAAATTGTAATGCTAGTATCAGTGTTAAACAGATTAATTGTGTTCTCGTGACTTTTCTTACCAGGCCTGCAAGATTGTTGAGGGTCAGAGATACACAAAGAGGTTGAATGAAAAGCAGATCACATCACTGCTAAAGGTTACATGCCAAAGGCCTAGAGAAAAGGAAATGGATATTCTACAGGTCCAGAGTTTTCTCCTAATCGCATGAATACATGCATATACATTTACATGTGATCCGCTAGGGTTTTGTACAAAACTGATGGTCTTGTTAAACAAGTCCTGTGCATTGCTGGACATGCATGCAGCATGCTCAAGCTCATTAATTGTCCTATCCTCAAGTGTTTGTTTTTATTTGCCTGTGGTCCAAACTTCCCATGACATGCTACTAGGGTTTTTCTTTAATGGAAGAATTTTGTTGATCAACACTGTTGTTAAATCAGCTCAGGTTGCTAAATGAATTTGTTTTCAGACAGTTCATCAAAATGGATATGACCAAGATCCTTACGCAAAGGAATTTGGGATCAACATAAGTGAGAAGCTAACATCTGTTGAAGCGCGCGTCCTTCCTGCACCTTGGGTAGAATTATGATTGTGCAGTGTTATTCTTGTCTATAGTTAGCTGATACTCTTTGCTAATAATGTGGGACATGGTTTTTTGTGCATTACAGCTGAAATATCATGATGCTGGAAAGGAAAAGGAGTGCCTGCCACAGGTTGGTCAATGGAACATGGTGAACAAGGTTAGGTTCTATTTTTGCAGCAGTTGCACGCCTCATGTCCTATTTATCATGGTGCTGATCACACTTTGTTTACAAATAAAATAAACTCGCCTTTTTCAGAAAGTGATCAATGGGGGCAAGGTAAGCCACTGGGCTTGTATAAACTTCTCAAGGAGTGTTCAAGAAACAACTGCACGCGGATTCTGCCAAGAGTTGGCACAAATGTGTCAAATTTCGGGCATGGTAGTGTAACCCTCATTTCTGATAATTTTTGACACAGCTGAGAGGCCTTTGTAAATTGTCATGCGTACCATGTTGTTTAGTTTGATCTCCGCTGTTATTGCAGGAATTCAACAGTGAACCTGTGCTTCCAATATATTCAGCTAGACCAGATCAAGTAGCGAAGGCACTAAAGCATGTGTATAATGTAGCACTACACAAACTCAAGGGTAAAGAACTTGAGCTTCTTTTGGCCATCCTACCAGACAATAATGGAGCTTTATATGGTAAGTGCCAATCATGCTAATTACTCTGTGTATTTTCTTTTCTTCTGAATTCTCTTATATTGTGTTGAATCATAACTCCATTTTTGCAGGTGACATCAAACGTATCTGTGAAACCGATTTGGGCTTGATATCTCAATGTTGCTTAACGAAACATGTTTTTAAGATCAGCAAGCAGTATTTGGCAAATGTCTCGCTTAAAATCAATGTTAAGGTAATTATTTACTTTATCACCTTATTTTACATCTAATGTACTGTAGACTATAATCTAGTAATTTGCTACAATGCTAATTTATTACATCTTGATATGATTAAATTCAGATGGGAGGAAGGAACACCGTGCTCGTGGATGCGCTAAGTTGGAGGATTCCGTTGGTCAGTGACATACCAACTATTATATTTGGCGCAGATGTAACACATCCTGAAACCGGGGAGGACTCTAGTCCATCCATTGCTGCAGTAAGTCTTGGAGACTTGCTCTGCTTATTCCACATCACTATGCATTGCCCTTTTCTAATTAGCTGCTTGCAGGTTGTGGCTTCTCAAGATTGGCCGGAAGTTACAAAATATGCTGGATTGGTGTGTGCACAGGCACACCGACAAGAGCTCATTCAGGACCTTTACAAAACATGGCATGACCCTCAGAGAGGCACAGTAACAGGAGGCATGGTCAGGTATTTATCAAGAAACACTTTTTGAAAACTAGTAAAATTACTTTTTCAATGAGATACATGATGTATTTATTTTGCTGTGCAGGGAACTCTTAATATCCTTCAGGAAGGCCACGGGACAGAAACCACAGAGGATAATTTTCTATCGGTAAGCTAGTGCAGAAgtaaaagatactccctccgtcgtcaaaaacgctcttatattatgggaggaGGGAGTAATAGATAGTCAAACACAAAAATGTTTAGGTTTGGCATCTTTTGTCAAGCAGAGTAAAAAAACATTTCAAGGCCTTTTTATGTGGCAATTAAACTAGCTTATCTGGAACTTTATTAATTAAGACTATCTTTCATCCAGGGATGGCGTTAGTGAAGGCCAATTCTACCAAGTTCTCCTTTATGAGTTGGATGCTATCCGTAAGGTAGGATGCACTTCGTATTTTCTTATGTACATGTTCTAACCATTTCAGCAGACTTGTCTAACAAATGCTTTCTTCTAGGCTTGTGCGTCCCTAGAACCAAATTACCAACCTCCTGTAACGTTTGTGGTGGTTCAAAAGCGTCACCATACAAGACTGTTTGCAAACAATCACAAAGACAGAAGTAGTATGGACAAAAGTGGAAATATTTTGCCTGGTAATCATCTATTCATGACATCTATATGTTTTAAGCTATGGGATGTACTGTACACTACAGCTCAACTAATATGTTGTGAACTTTTTGGTATTTTAACTGATTATATGTAATacccctctgatccatattaattgccgctgatttagtacaatgtgtactaaatcagcgacaattaatacgGATTGGAGGGAGAACTACTTTTTCATGATATGCATTCAGAACCACAGTTTGTTGAAACTATTGAAACACAATTTGGGTAAGCTAAATAATTTTCAGAAAGGAAATTTGGGTGTGCTCATTGTAGGACACTATTTTTGTGTGTGTATAAGATACTGTATGTAATATGTATTTCCATTGTCTTGGTAATACAAGGACTAATTGCTTGGGAAAAATTACAGGAACTGTTGTTGATTCGAAGATATGCCACCCAACGGagtttgatttctacctctgtagtCACGCTGGAATCCAGGTAAGAATATTGTACTGGTCCTTGCTGACGGCTGACAAATACTGAATTTGTCGTTGCTCTGGTCCCGTGCCTTTGTGGTCAAGCATTTGAATAGACTTGGTACTCTCTTTTCAACAAAGCTCTCACTGCACCTAGTTACCTAGCAGAGGAGACATGGTAAAAGGAATAAACTAACTGATAGTATGCCAAAAAATTTAGATCATGTGAATGTACAAACACATAAAACTTCCACTTCTTTTGGGAAAAGCTTGTACTGTACCTGCAAAAGTGC
Protein-coding regions in this window:
- the LOC123164447 gene encoding protein argonaute PNH1; this encodes MLEVLEMTPPPPPPPQPRRHQPRGGGRKQPLQSSVAQPKAEAPQQPPPDGGKRCAGKRRGGRGRARPAEGPRPAPGPAVEPATRAVIGPPVPSKGLSFCRRPGFGTVGARCVVKANHFLAEIPDKDLTQYDVKITPEVTSRCVNRAIIAELVRLYRESDLGMRLPAYDGRKSLYTAGALPFDAREFVVRLTDEDSGTGVPPREREYRVVIKFAARADLHHLRQFIAGRQADAPQEAVQVLDIVLRELASQRYVAIGRSFYSPDIRRPQRLGDGLQSWCGFYQSLRPTQMGLSLNIDMSSTAFIEALPVIDFVAQILGKDVMSRPLSDANRIKIKKALRGVKVEVTHRENVRRKYRISGVTAQPTHELIFPIDDQMNMKSVVEYFKEMYGFTIQQSHLPCLMVGNQKKANYLPMEACKIVEGQRYTKRLNEKQITSLLKVTCQRPREKEMDILQTVHQNGYDQDPYAKEFGINISEKLTSVEARVLPAPWLKYHDAGKEKECLPQVGQWNMVNKKVINGGKVSHWACINFSRSVQETTARGFCQELAQMCQISGMEFNSEPVLPIYSARPDQVAKALKHVYNVALHKLKGKELELLLAILPDNNGALYGDIKRICETDLGLISQCCLTKHVFKISKQYLANVSLKINVKMGGRNTVLVDALSWRIPLVSDIPTIIFGADVTHPETGEDSSPSIAAVVASQDWPEVTKYAGLVCAQAHRQELIQDLYKTWHDPQRGTVTGGMVRELLISFRKATGQKPQRIIFYRDGVSEGQFYQVLLYELDAIRKACASLEPNYQPPVTFVVVQKRHHTRLFANNHKDRSSMDKSGNILPGTVVDSKICHPTEFDFYLCSHAGIQGTSRPAHYHVLWDENNFSADEMQTLTNNLCYTYARCTRSVSVVPPAYYAHLAAFRARFYMEPELSENHTSKSSSGTNGTSVKPLPAVKEKVKRVMFYC